The following are from one region of the Aspergillus luchuensis IFO 4308 DNA, chromosome 4, nearly complete sequence genome:
- a CDS encoding putative amino acid transporter (COG:E;~EggNog:ENOG410PHHD;~InterPro:IPR013057;~PFAM:PF01490;~TransMembrane:11 (i56-78o84-105i133-156o162-183i190-214o234-255i267-288o308-327i348-369o381-402i414-437o)) — MAPTTRDPEALAVHHDSDIMADDLAEKKISAHESPPENDPFGNEECGEVKYRVMKWWHCGILMIAENISLGILSLPSAVATLGIVPSIFLILGLSGISWYTGYVIGQFKLRYPQVHSMGDAGEILFGRIGREILFFGQLLFCIFLMSSHILTFTVLFNTITGHGTCTIVFGVVGLIVSFIGALPRTMGKVYWMSLASCTSITVATIVTMVAIAVQAPDHVQVDITTHPSFSTAFLSVTNIVFAFIAHVAFFGFASEMEDPRDFPKSLAMLQVTDTTMYIVTAMVIYRYAGPDVASPALSSAGPLMSKVAYGIAIPTVIIAGVVFGHVASKYIYVRVWRGSPQMHTNSLSAVGSWVAIALGVWVIAWIIAESIPVFNDLLSLISSLFGSWFSYGLPAMFWLVMNRGQYTASPRKIFLTIVNLIIFAIACAICGLGLYVSGKAIHDSSSSASWTCANNAST; from the exons atGGCTCCCACTACCCGGGATCCTGAGGCTCTCGCCGTCCACCACGACTCCGATATCATGGCTGATGATctggccgagaagaagatctccgCCCATGAATCCCCCCCGGAAAATGACCCTTTTGGCAATGAGGAGTGTGGTGAGGTCAAGTATCGTGTCATGAAATGGTGGCACTGCGGTATAT TGATGATCGCGGAGAATATCTCCCTGGGAATTCTGTCCCTGCCGTCGGCCGTGGCGACTCTCGGAATTGTCCC CTCCATCTTCCTTATCTTAGGTCTGTCTGGCATTTCCTGGTACACTGGCTATGTCATCGGCCAGTTTAAGCTGCGCTATCCCCAAGTCCACAGCATGGGTGATGCGGGAGAAATTCTCTTTGGCCGCATTGGCCGCGAGATTCTATTCTTTGGCCAATTGCTGTTCTGCATCTTTTTGATGTCCAGTCATATTCTCACTTTCACCGTGCTGTTCAACACCATCACTGGTCACGGCACCTGCACCATCGTCTTCGGCGTCGTCGGTTTGATCGTCAGCTTCATCGGTGCCTTGCCTCGCACCATGGGCAAGGTGTATTGGATGTCTCTTGCGT CTTGTACCAGTATCACCGTTGCCACGATCGTTACCATGGTGGCCATCGCCGTGCAAGCACCTGATCATGTGCAGGTTGACATCACCACCCATCCTAGCTTCTCGACCGCTTTCCTATCAGTGACCaacatcgtcttcgcctTCA TTGCTCACGTGGCCTTCTTCGGATTTGCCTCGGAAATGGAGGATCCTCGCGACTTCCCCAAGTCGCTGGCTATGCTGCAGGTCACCGATACGACCATGTACATCGTCACCGCCATGGTCATTTACCGCTACGCCGGTCCGGACGTTGCTTCCCCGGCTCTGTCCTCTGCCGGTCCGCTGATGAGCAAGGTTGCATACGGCATTGCCATTCCTACC GTGATCATTGCCGGAGTTGTGTTCGGTCATGTCGCGTCCAAGTATATCTACGTCCGCGTCTGGCGCGGCTCTCCCCAGATGCACACAAACAGTCTTTCGGCTGTCGGATCCTGGGTCGCCATTGCACTGGGCGTGTGGGTGATTGCTTGGATCATTGCCGAGTCGATTCCCGTGTTCAATGATTTGTTGAGTTTGATC AGTTCTCTCTTCGGTAGTTGGTTCAGTT ACGGACTCCCTGCCATGTTCTGGTTGGTCATGAACCGTGGACAGTATACTGCCTCGCCCAGAAAGATTTTCCTGACCATTGtcaacctcatcatctttgCCATTGCCTGCGCTATC TGCGGATTGGGTCTTTACGTCTCTGGCAAGGCCATTCACGacagctcctcctctgctAGTTGGACGTGCGCCAACAACGCCTCCACCTAA
- the och4 gene encoding putative alpha-1,6-mannosyltransferase subunit (Hoc1) (COG:G;~EggNog:ENOG410PII4;~InterPro:IPR029044,IPR007577,IPR039367;~SECRETED:SignalP(1-24);~go_function: GO:0000009 - alpha-1,6-mannosyltransferase activity [Evidence IEA]), protein MRRRCLWVIQAIVLLGLLAVFCLTQLQSQALLQQDPGTINPLKVAIPQTVHQLFISTPGPRGSSFYPDRHSTSWLQSGWKVEYWRESSCYELAQELDDTGSYAATFQALPAPILKSDFCRYLILFGRGGIYNDLDVHLLHPLPWPVMGAVNDGVDEPPAVIVGLEGDAATTGLPRSPQFVQWTMASVPGHPIFRDVLQSIVDRTAHYISTQTAETDADIDVMGWTGPSAWTDAVLEYLQCDDEQIQQLRDLHEVVRVRDVIILPRRSFAVLQGEDQTAPDVLVKHYFSGSWKTCAREWLRWLWPGGC, encoded by the coding sequence ATGCGGCGTCGCTGCCTGTGGGTTATCCAGGCAATCGTCCTGCTAGGCCTGCTCGCTGTATTTTGCCTCACACAATTACAGTCCCAGGCGCTTCTACAGCAAGACCCTGGCACGATCAACCCTCTCAAGGTTGCCATTCCACAGACAGTCCACCAACTCTTCATCTCGACACCAGGACCCCGCGGATCCAGCTTCTATCCGGATAGACATAGCACCTCGTGGCTCCAATCAGGATGGAAAGTCGAGTACTGGAGGGAGTCTTCCTGCTACGAACTTGCGCAGGAACTCGATGATACTGGGTCATACGCAGCCACATTCCAAGCCCTACCCGCTCCTATCCTTAAGTCCGACTTTTGTCGCTACTTGATCTTATTCGGGCGGGGTGGGATTTACAATGATCTTGATgtccaccttctccacccgTTGCCGTGGCCAGTCATGGGTGCAGTCAACGATGGCGTTGATGAACCACCCGCTGTGATTGTGGGCCTGGAGGGCGATGCCGCCACAACTGGCCTGCCTCGATCTCCGCAGTTTGTTCAGTGGACCATGGCATCTGTTCCTGGTCACCCCATCTTTCGTGACGTGTTGCAGTCCATTGTTGACCGCACAGCCCACTATATCTCCACTCAGACCGCAGAGACTGATGCAGATATCGACGTGATGGGCTGGACCGGTCCCAGTGCCTGGACAGATGCGGTGCTGGAATATCTACAATGCGATGATGAGCAGATTCAGCAGCTCCGCGATCTCCACGAGGTGGTTCGCGTTCGCGACGTAATTATCCTTCCACGACGATCCTTTGCTGTCCTCCAGGGCGAAGATCAGACTGCACCAGATGTTCTGGTTAAGCATTATTTCTCGGGAAGCTGGAAGACGTGTGCTCGAGAATGGCTTCGCTGGCTGTGGCCTGGGGGTTGTTAA
- a CDS encoding uncharacterized protein (COG:S;~EggNog:ENOG410PPTM;~TransMembrane:1 (o43-63i)), producing MPDFYPALRNRRNNELARLAEEHLQHDLRSEDRDALTTATQKVAWWTTIGSAVGLGLGLYAAFRLRSSRKAFFEVFRAREKPTHVVFAGGRSEPIPDITPLLKPTTLGDFTTYFFASAGGFFLGGELGFLGGAWSGSRCITADPDRRQRIETAFRKFRAEVLRKEADELDRGLDVSDQMF from the exons ATGCCCGACTTTTACCCTGCTCTTCGCAATCGCCGCAACAACGAGCTCGCCCGTCTGGCGGAGGAGCATCTGCAGCATGACCTGCGCTCTGAAGACCGCGACGCTCTCACCACGGCCACACAAAAGGTCGCCTGGTGGACAACGATTGGCTCAGCCGTTGGTCTCGGACTCGGTCTTTATGCTGCTTTCCGTCTAAGAAGTTCACGCAAGGCCTTCTTCGAGGTCTTTCGCGCCCGCGAAAAGCCCACTCACGTTGTCTTTGCCGGCGGACGTTCTG AGCCTATCCCAGATATCACTCCCCTGCTGAAACCCACCACCCTGGGTGATTTCACCACCTATTTCTTTGCTAGCGCGGGAGGGTTCTTCTTAGGCGGCGAACTAG GTTTCTTGGGAGGAGCATGGAGCGGAAGTCGCTGCATCACGGCGGACCCCGATCGAAGGCAGAGAATCGAGACGGCCTTCCGAAAATTCCGGGCGGAGGTACTGCGCAAGGAGGCGGACGAACTTGATCGAGGGCTAGATGTATCCGATCAGATGTTCTGA
- a CDS encoding uncharacterized protein (COG:S;~EggNog:ENOG410PZI5) codes for MVHIQDLPRELLLQIFSSVAHSNPSNPQDQTTKSPDESAETKSQQPPADRLFPRSPWVAEDEDDETDETDEEDPGNNGKGVSAQTQEIIDLYNLCRVCHLFRGLAQPLLFEHVDLSGFPGDLRNLVSITRAVLRRPSLGEHIRSLSVLPDHNHHVFHKSPQPLTANDRKLFTSSIRDLRLDKEDERDWMTVLKEEEFDYSLMVVLLILKAPNLRMLTLAGGYFAMKPLEQAWKRHPAILSKLEDLWFEGDDLLKGYPLAIYEEMISRLQLRSIDIEEAHLSDDLFPACWTPQSLTMSRIGLHLCHIDAPSVTKLLRACRTVTSFTYDNFTTDPEDQPHNLRPVREPTAPELSAALLPHKDTLEGLTMTWNREPWERENIQDYVARQAKIGPLGDFSVLRRLTVQQAFLPPQPQFPPTLEKLIVEDCNISVRGLAEQLAQERRQGRLPALKSVKMLAVDITDPVKLPGQQIPFGQTPEQCCTSIKDMFKDTSVDFDILPYPDCPQNIAGDSDLDDYSDDDPYDMTDEYGLLGLREGGNSIFQAMLMQAMQAQGDHYMDDEFDE; via the coding sequence ATGGTTCACATTCAAGACCTCCCCCGGGAGCTGCTTCTGCAGATTTTCTCCTCCGTTGCCCATAGCAATCCTTCCAACCCACAGGATCAGACCACCAAGTCTCCCGATGAAAGCGCCGAGACCAAATCTCAACAACCCCCTGCCGATAGACTGTTCCCACGCTCTCCTTGGGTcgccgaggatgaagatgatgagactGATGAgactgatgaggaggatccGGGGAACAATGGCAAGGGAGTGAGCGCACAGACCCAGGAAATCATCGATTTGTACAATCTGTGTCGGGTGTGCCACTTGTTCCGCGGACTCGCCCAGCCCCTGCTGTTCGAGCATGTTGACTTGTCTGGCTTCCCTGGCGATCTGCGAAACCTCGTTTCCATCACTCGTGCCGTCCTCCGCCGCCCCAGTCTTGGCGAACATATCCGCAGCCTCTCGGTTCTTCCGGACcacaatcatcatgtctttcatAAAAGCCCGCAGCCTCTAACCGCCAACGACCGAAAGCTCTTTACCTCATCCATACGTGATCTCCGCTTGGACAAGGAGGACGAGCGCGACTGGATGACCGTcttgaaggaagaggagttcGACTACAGTCTTATGGTCGTCTTGCTTATCCTGAAAGCCCCAAACCTCCGCATGTTGACATTGGCGGGAGGTTACTTTGCCATGAAGCCACTCGAACAAGCTTGGAAGCGCCATCCTGCCATATTGTCGAAACTTGAGGACCTGTGGTTCGAGGGCGACGACCTCCTCAAGGGCTACCCGCTCGCTATTTATGAGGAGATGATCAGTCGGCTCCAGTTACGCTCGATAGATATTGAAGAAGCCCACCTCAGTGACGACCTGTTCCCCGCCTGCTGGACTCCACAGTCTTTGACCATGAGCCGGATCGGCCTACACCTCTGCCATATCGATGCCCCCTCTGTCACCAAGTTACTCCGTGCATGCCGCACAGTGACCTCCTTCACTTACGACAACTTTACCACGGACCCCGAGGACCAGCCTCATAACCTCCGCCCCGTTCGCGAACCCACCGCTCCCGAACTAAGCGCCGCGCTCCTACCCCACAAGGACACCCTAGAAGGCTTGACAATGACCTGGAACCGCGAACCCTGGGAGCGAGAGAACATCCAGGATTATGTGGCCCGCCAGGCGAAGATCGGCCCGCTGGGCGACTTCTCCGTGCTCCGGCGACTGACCGTCCAGCAAGCATTCCTGCCGCCGCAGCCCCAGTTCCCTCCCACCCTCGAAAAGCTCATCGTCGAGGACTGTAACATCTCCGTCCGAGGTTTGGCCGAGCAACTGGCACAGGAGCGTCGCCAGGGACGCCTTCCCGCACTCAAGAGCGTCAAGATGCTCGCCGTGGATATCACCGACCCCGTCAAACTCCCGGGTCAGCAGATCCCATTTGGCCAGACACCGGAGCAGTGTTGTACTAGCATTAAGGACATGTTTAAAGATACGTCCGTCGATTTTGACATCCTGCCTTATCCGGACTGTCCGCAAAATATCGCTGGCGACTCCGACCTCGACGACTACTCTGATGATGACCCCTACGATATGACTGACGAATATGGCTTACTGGGCCTCCGCGAAGGGGGGAACAGCATATTCCAGGCGATGCTCATGCAGGCGATGCAGGCACAGGGGGACCATTacatggatgatgagttcgacgagtga
- a CDS encoding uncharacterized protein (COG:S;~EggNog:ENOG410PN8G;~InterPro:IPR021858) — MDDSPHPAEPSIWSDRAVQEACLMRYFVEELAPWFDSCDAGKHFALVMPDRAAQCPALLYAVYSAAARHLGRWQSTGTRPVAFAGRHLPNLGDGMALDYQSLCISHLVSTDDAEIHNVDLLAASVILRLYEEFDAALAGVDGKTHLRGTQVFLNAQGHAALRCGGLQLAAFWVGIRQEFHKAFLEQRVAELDLSCCDGSVYRQLNSTDDATWANRVVLHCVDVLRYCYGEEGQTRWQYEELCAYNQQWQARTPPTFDPLYCRPPNTAKGEVFPVLWYLDDSIVTGIQHWHLARLLLAVFDPTVPRLGPDRKAAIARREAEVKHHVLSLCGIAISNKTAPAIISACMGVSMCGDRMTDRREQEALFDILLKTEQIHGLTTTYAQNSLRAAWEWDTTVSPNI, encoded by the exons ATGGATGATTCTCCACATCCAGCCGAACCGTCGATATGGTCCGATCGGGCCGTGCAGGAAGCATGCCTGATGCGCTACTTTGTCGAAGAGCTAGCCCCATGG TTCGATTCCTGCGATGCTGGTAAACATTTTGCCCTTGTAATGCCCGATCGCGCGGCCCAGTGTCCAGCCTTGCTCTACGCTGTCTACTCGGCCGCTGCACGACACCTCGGCCGCTGGCAATCCACGGGGACCCGCCCGGTCGCCTTTGCGGGGAGACATCTCCCCAATCTTGGGGATGGCATGGCCCTCGACTACCAGTCCCTCTGCATTTCCCATTTGGTGTCAACAGATGACGCCGAGATCCACAACGTGGATCTGCTGGCAGCGTCCGTCATCCTGCGTCTCTACGAGGAATTCGATG CGGCCCTGGCTGGCGTTGACGGGAAAACCCATCTGCGTGGCACCCAAGTGTTCCTCAACGCTCAGGGCCACGCTGCATTGCGCTGTGGCGGACTCCAACTTGCGGCCTTTTGGGTTGGCATCCGACAAGAATTTCACAAGGCCTTTCTCGAACAGCGTGTCGCCGAGCTCGATCTGAGCTGCTGTGACGGGTCTGTCTATCGACAGTTGAATTCTACAGACGATGCCACCTGGGCGAATCGAGTGGTGCTGCACTGTGTCGATGTGCTCCGGTATTGCTATGGCGAGGAAGGTCAGACTCGGTGGCAATATGAGGAACTGTGTGCCTACAACCAGCAATGGCAAGCTCGGACTCCGCCTACCTTCGACCCCTTGTATTGTCGACCTCCGAACACTGCCAAGGGTGAGGTATTCCCCGTTCTGTGGTATTTGGATGACAGCATCG TCACGGGAATTCAACATTGGCACCTTGCACGTCTTCTCCTGGCCGTATTCGACCCTACAGTGCCCCGCCTTGGGCCTGATCGTAAGGCAGCCATCGCACGAAGAGAG GCCGAGGTCAAGCACCATGTGTTAAGTCTTTGTGGGATAGCCATCTCTAACAAGACCGCTCCAGCAATCATTTCCGCCTGCATGGGAGTATCCATGT GTGGTGACCGCATGACCGATAGACGGGAGCAAGAGGCCCTGTTTGATATCTTGCTCAAGACCGAGCAGATCCATGGACTAACTACCACCTATGCACAGAATAGTCTCCGGGCGGCCTGGGAATGGGATACTACAGTCTCGCCCAACATCTGA
- a CDS encoding catalase (COG:P;~EggNog:ENOG410PV4W;~InterPro:IPR018028,IPR011614,IPR002226,IPR020835, IPR024711,IPR037060,IPR010582;~PFAM:PF00199,PF06628;~go_function: GO:0004096 - catalase activity [Evidence IEA];~go_function: GO:0020037 - heme binding [Evidence IEA];~go_process: GO:0006979 - response to oxidative stress [Evidence IEA];~go_process: GO:0055114 - oxidation-reduction process [Evidence IEA]) codes for MSKPVYTLAEGQPLPNPSVSTTLPTFGGGAITTLGDTLLIETLTHFNRERIPERVVHAKGNGAWGEFRVTKDISHLTHAKFLNGVGKTTKVLFRASTTGGEKGSADTVRDVHGFSVKFFTEEGNHDIVGNHVPVFFVRDPVRFPSLNRSHKRHPTTGLPDMNMYWDFHSNQPESVHTLMHVFGSRGLPQSARRMTGFGIHTFKLVGHDGKFRYCKFHFRPVLGSHNFTPEEATRMAGVNPDFHNEDLFQAILRGDYPKWKFYIQVMEPEQAETYGRAVFDITKVWPHKDFPLIEVGEMTLNRNPENFFAEIEQAAFSPSNLVPGIAVTPDPMLQARMFAYPDAQRYRLGVNYTQLPPNRAICPVYAPYERDGLATMGRNYGGDPNYIKSTLTPGVFSQSVQEVRHHEWLRSGAVLGLNEIPVDDEDFVQPRALWNNVFDETERSLWVDNVAGALEGVVPEIQKATIAMFSRVEPQIGQRLEAKLKSSSRL; via the exons atgtccaagCCCGTCTACACCCTTGCCGAGG GTCAACCCCTgcccaacccctccgtcaGCACCACCCTGCCGACCTTTGGCGGCGGTGCCATCACCACCTTGGGTGATACCTTGCTGATCGAGACGTTGACCCATTTCAACCGGGAGCGGATTCCGGAGAG AGTTGTTCACGCCAAGGGTAATGGTGCCTGGGGTGAATTCCGCGTCACCAAGGACATCTCCCACCTCACCCACGCCAAGTTCCTCAACGGAGTTGGCAAGACCACCAAGGTGCTTTTCCGCGCCAGTACCACCGGTGGTGAGAAGGGTAGCGCAGATACCGTGCGTGATGTGCACGGCTTCTCCGTCAAGTTCTTCACCGAGGAGGGCAACCACGACATTGTCGGCAACCATGTG CCCGTCTTCTTCGTTCGTGACCCCGTTCGCTTCCCCTCCCTGAACCGGAGTCACAAGAGGCACCCTACCACCGGTCTTCCCGACATGAACATG TACTGGGATTTCCACAGCAACCAGCCTGAGAGTGTCCACACCCTGATGCACGTCTTCGGCTCCCGCGGTCTGCCCCAGTCCGCACGCCGCATGACCGGCTTCGGTATTCACACCTTCAAGCTGGTGGGTCACGACGGCAAATTCCGCTACTGCAAGTTTCACTTCAGACCTGTGCTGGGCTCCCACAACTTCACCCCCGAGGAGGCCACTCGCATGGCTGGTGTCAACCCCGACTTCCACAACGAGGACCTCTTCCAGGCCATCTTGCGCGGTGACTACCCCAAGTGGAAGTTCTACATCCAGGTGATGGAGCCCGAGCAGGCTGAGACCTACGGCCGCGCCGTCTTTGATATCACCAAGGTGTGGCCTCACAAGGACTTCCCTCTGATCGAGGTCGGCGAGATGACTCTCAACCGCAAC CCCGAGAACTTCTTCGCCGAGATCGAGCAGGCCGCTTTCTCACCCTCCAACCTGGTGCCGGGTATCGCCGTGACCCCTGATCCTA TGCTCCAAGCGCGTATGTTCGCCTACCCCGATGCCCAGCGGTACCGTCTGGGAGTCAACTACACGCAGCTGCCGCCCAACCGGGCCATCTGCCCCGTGTATGCGCCCTACGAGCGTGACGGTCTGGCCACCATGGGCCGCAACTACGGTGGCGACCCGAACTACATCAAGAGCACCCTGACCCCTGGCGTGTTCAGCCAGTCGGTGCAGGAGGTGCGCCACCATGAGTGGCTGCGCTCCGGCGCGGTGCTGGGTCTCAACGAGATCCCCGTGGACGACGAGGACTTTGTGCAGCCCCGTGCCTTGTGGAACAATGTGTTCGATGAGACCGAGCGCAGCCTGTGGGTGGACAACGTGGCGGGAGCCCTGGAGGGAGTTGTGCCGGAGATCCAGAAGGCCACCATTGCCATGTTCAGCCGGGTGGAGCCGCAGATTGGTCAGAGGTTGGAGGCCAAGCTCAAGAGCTCTTCCCGCTTGTAA
- a CDS encoding histidinol dehydrogenase family protein (COG:E;~EggNog:ENOG410PKZ3;~InterPro:IPR001692,IPR012131,IPR022695,IPR016161;~PFAM:PF00815;~go_function: GO:0004399 - histidinol dehydrogenase activity [Evidence IEA];~go_function: GO:0016491 - oxidoreductase activity [Evidence IEA];~go_function: GO:0016616 - oxidoreductase activity, acting on the CH-OH group of donors, NAD or NADP as acceptor [Evidence IEA];~go_function: GO:0046872 - metal ion binding [Evidence IEA];~go_function: GO:0051287 - NAD binding [Evidence IEA];~go_process: GO:0000105 - histidine biosynthetic process [Evidence IEA];~go_process: GO:0055114 - oxidation-reduction process [Evidence IEA]): protein MTVRYLKSKSQPPSSAATPQVDVSSVVKGVIDDVRANGDAAVRKYSEKFDRWSPASFKLSQNDIDAALAACSPQTIADIKEVQKNVRAFAQAQRDSIRDFEYEIQPGVHLGQKNLPINSVGAYIPGGRYPLLASAHMTILTAKVAGVPYVVGCTPPIAGQIPHATVAAMHLAGADEIHLLGGVQAIAAMAVGTETIRKVDFLAGPGNAFVAEGKRQLFGEVGIDLFAGPTEILIVADETADPFTVATDLLSQAEHGPDSPAVLITTSERVGRAAIDIINQLLPNLSTRELAGTSWDRFGEAILVDSLDEAWRLADEYASEHVQIFTKRPREALEKMTAYGALFLGEKTCVSYGDKVIGTNHVLPTKKAARYTGGLWVGKYLRTVTYQEVTSSTASGELGRLCGRAARAEQFEGHARSGDLRAQKYLGDKYDWIASSDQANL from the exons ATGACGGTCCGATACTTGAAAAGCAAGTCCCAACCCCCGAGCTCAGCTGCGACACCTCAGGTGGACGTGAGTAGCGTTGTCAAGGGGGTAATCGACGACGTTCGTGCCAATGGAGATGCAGCAGTCCGCAAGTACTCGGAGAAATTTGACCGCTGGTCGCCAGCCTCGTTCAAGCTCTCCCAGAATGATATAGATGCTGCCCTGGCGGCCTGTTCGCCCCAAACGATTGCCGACATCAAGGAGGTGCAGAAGAACGTTCGTGCCTTTGCGCAGGCCCAGCGAGACTCCATTCGCGATTTTGAGTATGAGATCCAGCCG GGAGTGCACCTGGGCCAGAAAAACCTACCCATCAACAGCGTTGGAGC GTACATCCCCGGAGGACGCTACCCGCTGCTAGCATCCGCCCACATGACGATTCTGACGGCCAAGGTGGCTGGTGTGCCTTATGTGGTTGGCTGTACTCCCCCAATTGCCGGTCAGATCCCCCATGCCACGGTGGCCGCGATGCATCTGGCTGGAGCCGATGAAATTCATCTGCTTGGCGGGGTTCAGGCGATCGCGGCGATGGCGGTGGGCACAGAGACCATCCGAAAAGTGGACTTCCTCGCGGGACCGGGAAATGCATTTGTTGCGGAGGGGAAGCGGCAGTTGTTTGGCGAGGTGGGCATCGACCTCTTCGCAGGCCCGACGGAGATTCTGATCGTCGCCGATGAGACGGCCGATCCATTCACGGTAGCGACCGACCTTCTGTCACAAGCTGAACATGGGCCGGATTCGCCAGCTGTGCTCATCACGACCTCGGAGCGCGTGGGACGGGCGGccatcgacatcatcaatcagcTGCTTCCGAATCTATCCACGCGCGAGCTGGCGGGCACATCGTGGGACCGGTTCGGGGAAGCCATCCTGGTGGACTCCCTTGACGAGGCGTGGCGACTGGCGGATGAGTATGCGAGTGAACATGTGCAGATCTTCACCAAGCGGCCTCGTGAGGCACTAGAGAAGATGACAGCGTATGGAGCGCTTTTCTTGGGGGAAAAGACATGCGTGTCATATGGCGATAAG GTCATCGGAACGAACCATGTCCTACCCACCAAAAAGGCAGCGCGGTATACAGGAGGTCTTTGGGTGGGCAAGTATCTGCGCACGGTGACTTACCAGGAAGTGACTAGTAGCACCGCCAGTGGGGAGCTGGGTCGGCTGTGTGGTCGAGCTGCAAGGGCGGAGCAATTTGAGGGCCATGCGCGCTCGGGAGATCTACGGGCCCAGAAGTACCTGGGGGATAAGTATGACTGGATTGCCTCGTCTGATCAAGCCAACTTGTGA
- a CDS encoding DUF1115 domain protein (COG:S;~EggNog:ENOG410PMHI;~InterPro:IPR017359,IPR016135,IPR010541;~PFAM:PF06544): MAAQRSSLLPADMIESQLAIIDLLTAMFPGPGELDLPESTSQCVDQLRDWCQDPSTVPMGIPASLLLGVCLPLEDGGKTIQVNVSIPLYHDDPALDQPPPAKYTLRQPDWMSKAEVAALAATMPQDDIFTALDHVREEATRFLEAQPTEPVNLPPSQSGSGPLVRVWFYFPSLSTRKKRDDLVHHAPGYGLTGFVLAGKPGVLCLEGTSQNIDAYMSFIKTHSWGDIPSHQKKVSERFRETEGVQRVFEGMEEITDSLGERSGQRANRGDMQALEAWLQARGLQHAFEQVIF, encoded by the coding sequence ATGGCGGCACAACGATCGTCTCTCCTACCCGCGGACATGATAGAGTCGCAGCTGGCTATCATTGATCTTCTCACGGCCATGTTTCCGGGCCCGGGCGAGCTGGACTTGCCCGAATCTACATCGCAATGTGTGGATCAACTACGGGACTGGTGTCAAGATCCATCGACCGTGCCGATGGGAATCCCTGCCAGCCTCTTGCTGGGAGTGTGTTTGCCGCTGGAGGACGGCGGGAAGACAATCCAGGTCAATGTCTCCATTCCCTTGTATCATGATGACCCTGCACTAGATCAGCCACCCCCGGCGAAGTATACACTGCGCCAACCAGACTGGATGTCCAAGGCCGAGGTCGCTGCGCTGGCCGCTACGATGCCGCAGGACGACATCTTTACGGCCTTGGACCATGTTCGTGAGGAAGCGACGCGGTTCTTAGAAGCCCAGCCAACAGAGCCGGTGAATCTCCCACCGAGTCAGTCAGGGTCAGGGCCTCTGGTGCGGGTTTGGTTCTACTTTCCTTCCCTATCTACGCGCAAGAAACGGGATGACCTAGTGCATCACGCGCCAGGTTATGGGCTCACTGGATTTGTGTTGGCGGGCAAACCAGGCGTGTTGTGCCTGGAGGGGACATCGCAGAATATCGATGCGTACATGAGCTTCATCAAAACGCATTCCTGGGGGGATATTCCCAGTCATCAGAAAAAAGTCAGCGAACGATTTCGCGAGACGGAAGGGGTGCAGCGGGTAtttgaggggatggaggagattaCGGATTCCCTGGGAGAACGCAGCGGGCAGCGAGCCAACCGGGGGGATATGCAGGCCCTGGAGGCGTGGCTACAGGCCCGCGGATTGCAGCATGCCTTTGAGCAGGTGATCTTCTAG